From a single Vitis vinifera cultivar Pinot Noir 40024 chromosome 18, ASM3070453v1 genomic region:
- the LOC104882522 gene encoding uncharacterized protein LOC104882522, translated as MEDARSKYPSLPSNYVSILQLQQRWIKEQQRIQEEEEKGRKQDRESHSPTEDNDPTQNDTRPKFKGRRKFRPNGDKHRRTTDECSQKPKWSEVNGDRQRDGLRRQKPRAAKVKADRWTDQVESQNPEQAEVGCQKPESLKVKKDGRTVEDYCQKSEMEAMVVVGEEIKDDEQTTAGLKKKKKKNRKTKSRAEEELAGGTVQPVSKNGNEDKFPGRVNQIDGIQRRMEKLSVDPGKVGGSHRSTSPHMNDGYRRKPGVSGRWRSHKATGAGLVWVRKGETSDGNVARTSCSGGSGSQR; from the coding sequence ATGGAGGATGCCAGGAGCAAGTATCCCTCGCTTCCTTCCAACTATGTCTCCATCCTTCAACTGCAACAACGCTGGATCAAAGAACAACAGCGAATAcaggaagaggaagagaaaggACGAAAGCAAGACCGGGAATCCCACAGCCCTACGGAAGACAACGACCCTACTCAAAATGATACTCGCCCTAAATTTAAAGGTCGGCGTAAGTTCCGCCCAAATGGGGACAAACATCGCCGGACGACCGACGAGTGCTCTCAGAAGCCGAAATGGTCGGAGGTCAACGGGGATCGCCAGAGGGACGGGCTGAGGCGTCAGAAGCCGAGGGCGGCGAAGGTCAAGGCAGATCGCTGGACCGACCAGGTGGAGTCTCAGAATCCGGAGCAGGCGGAGGTCGGTTGTCAGAAGCCGGAATCGTTGAAAGTCAAGAAAGATGGCCGGACGGTCGAGGATTATTGTCAGAAGTCGGAGATGGAGGCCATGGTTGTTGTTGGAGAGGAGATTAAGGATGATGAGCAAACGACTGCTGGactgaagaagaaaaagaagaagaatagaaAGACAAAGTCTAGGGCAGAGGAGGAGCTGGCAGGAGGTACTGTACAGCCAGTGtcaaaaaatggaaatgagGACAAATTTCCGGGTAGGGTGAATCAGATTGACGGGATTCAACGGAGAATGGAGAAGCTCTCAGTGGATCCTGGAAAAGTGGGAGGCAGCCATAGATCAACATCCCCTCACATGAATGATGGTTATCGGCGGAAGCCGGGAGTTTCTGGAAGGTGGCGCAGCCACAAGGCAACTGGCGCTGGCCTTGTCTGGGTCAGAAAAGGAGAAACTTCCGATGGTAATGTTGCCAGAACCTCCTGCTCAGGTGGTTCTGGTAGCCAGAGATGA